The region GTGGTGAAGCTTATATTCCGCGAAGGCAGAATCCGGGTGAATTCAAAAGGGGGATTCGATTTCATGGACGCGTCAACGAATACGACCACATCCGCACCGGCTATATCGTACGCGTCCTCAATATTGAGCTGGTAGTTCGCCTCGCAGCGGACAACATCCGGCTTTTCGCACTCCACGCGGCGTACCAGTTCTATGCCAAGACCGTCGTCGCTGCGCCCGGGATTTCCGATCCCCCATACGAACACCCTGAGCCGATCTCCAACGGTCATTTTCTCAAGACGTCGAGGGTCACGCCCTGTTCGTCGACGAGCTTCACCTCCAGCGGCATCCTCCCCAGCGCATGGGTCGCACAGCTAAGACACGGGTCATAGCACCGGATGGCCACTTCGACGGCGTTGAGCATGCCCTCGGTTATCTCTTTCTGTCCGTTGAGTTTTTCCTTCGCGACGTAATTGACGGCCCTGTTCATGGGCTCGTTGTTGTTCGTCGTCGAAACGATGAGGTTCGCCATGGCGATCTGATCGTTTTCGTCGACCCTGTAGTGATGGAACAGGGTTCCCCGCGGCGCTTCGATGAGGCCCACGCCCTCGCTCTTTCTGGCTCCCTTCACGACGAGGTCGTTTTTTAGCAGATCCTTATCGTTAAGAAGTTCCTGAATAACCTCGCCCGCGTGCAAAAGCTCGATCAAGCGCGCCCAGTGCATATGCATGGACATGTGATTCGGCTTGCCCTTGGTGTAGGCCTTGTATATCTCGAACTCTTTCTGTGCGAGCGGAGAAGGAATGAAGTCGCAGGTGTTCAGTCGGCCAAGCGGGCCGACGGTGTACCACCCGTCCGATTTCCCGATCGACCTGAGGTACGGGAACTTCATATAGCTCCACGAGCGCACCTCTTCCCCGATGTACTTGAGGTAATCCTGGTAGTCGACATCATCGAGGATCTTTTTCCCGTCTTTGTCGACCGCCCGCAGCACTCCGTGGTAAAAGTCGAGCGCTCCGTCCCTGCGGACGAGGCTCAGGTGGCTCGACGGGAATACCGCGAAATTGTCGATGAACGCCGCGTTCTTTTTATGGTATCCTATAAAGAAATCGATTGCTCCCTGTGCCCACTCGATCATTTTCCTGATATTGAGCGGATCAGCCCCTTTAATAAATTCATCTCTCTCTTCAGGGCTGAGGCACTTGTTGATGCCGCCCGGTATCGCCCCGGTACCGTGAATTTTCTTGCCGGCGGTCGCGCGGATGATCTCCTGCCCGAACTTGCGCATCATGACGCCCTGCACCGCGAGGTCCTTGTGGTGGATGGCGACCCCGATTACGTTGCGGATCGCCGGATCCGCGTCAATCCCGAAGAGCAGATCGGGCGATACAAGATGGAAGAAGTGTAGCGCGTGCGACTGAAACATCTGCCCATAGTGCATGAGCCTGCGCATCTTCTCCGCTGTCGGGGTAAGCCCGTCTCCAGTACCGGCCCCTACGATGACGTCCATCGCCTTCGCCGCGGCGAGGTGATGGCTGACCGGGCAGATACCGCACAGGCGCTGTACCAGCACGGGCGCCTCCCAGTACGGCCGTCCCTGTACAAAACGTTCAAAACCCCTGAATTCCACTATATGGAACCGGGTGTCCGTCACCCGGCCCTGCGGGTCGAGCTGAATGGTCACCTTGCCGTGCCCCTCGACGCGTGTTACCGGTTCTATCGTGATTTTTCTTCCCATTGTCTCTCTCCGTATCAGTCAAACTTCACGACTTCATAAGGCAGGTCTAAGGGCTTGCCCTCCAGAAGCGCCACGAGCGCGTTCCAGATGAGGTCCGCCATCGGCGGGCACCCCGGCAGGTAGTAGTCGATCTTCACGATCTCGTGCAGGGGATACACCCGGTCCAGGATCATCGGAAGCTCGTCGTCGTTGGGTATGATCCCGTCGTCCACGGTGGGACAGTTCAAATATGCCTCCTCCAGGCATTCCTTTACCGGGATGCCGTTGCGCATGGCCGGCAACCCTCCCATGATCGCACATTCCCCGAGTGCAATCAGTATTTTACAGTGTTTGCGGAAAAGCCGCAGGTTCTCGACGTTCTCGCTGTTGCAGCATCCTCCCTCGATGATGCCGATATCGCACTGTTTCGTGAAGGTCTTTATATCGTCGATAGGCGACTTGTTGAACTCCACGAGGTCTATGAGGGTAAGTATACGCTCGTCGATGTCGAGCACCGACATGTGGCATCCAAAACATCCGGCAAGCGACGCCGTCGCGACAACCGGCTTGCTCATATCGTTTCCTCCATTATTGTCTCGAATTGTCTAGGCGCGTTCGAGCTCGCCGCCGATCGGCGTGCCGTCGTATTTACGCTTTCCGATGGGCACCGCGTACCCCACCCCCTTCCTGATCAGAGATCCCACCGGACACAGTTCCATGGCTCGCTTCGCCTGTTCTTCGCCAAGCGATGCCGCGAGCTCGGGATCGTGGCCGATGCGCACCCTGCCGCCGCGATCGACAAGGCCGAAGACCTTTCTTCCATCGGCGGCGGTAATGCCCCTGACGCACCGCAGACACTGGATACAGCGGTTGCCGTCCTTGTATAGCTTCGGAATCGACGCGTCAACACTCCGCCTGGGCCATAGATACGGGAAGCGCGGGGCGAGCATGAGATACCGATAGGCGAGCGCCTGCAATTCGCAGTTGCCGCTCTTTTCGCACACCGGGCACATGTGATTGCCCTCGACGAACAGCATTTCGATGATTGATTTGCGCATGTCGTTGATCTCGGGAGTATTGTTTTCCACCATCATCCCGCTGGCGACCGGAGTGGTACAGGCCGCCATGTTCCTCCCGGCGACACTCACCGTGCATATTCTACAGGCGCCCGCGGGTTTGAGCCCGTCGTAATTGCAGAGCGTCGGAATATATACACCGCTGGAACTCGCGGCCTCGACGATGGTCTGCCCGGCCCTGGCCGTGCATTCTTTTCCGTCTATGGTGAATTTAATCTCGCTCATCTCAGTGCTCCTCGTGGACGTTTGGTATTCTTCCGGCCGCTTCACAGGAGGCCTTCACGGCCCGGGAGAGATCGAACTCGGTCGCATAGTCTACGTCCTTACGGACTTTCGCCTCGTATATCTCCCTGAAATTCTTGAGCGTCGTTTGGATGGGATTGGGTGATGTCTGGCCCAGGCCGCACCTGCTCATGGACTTGACCGTCAGACACCACGACTCGAGCTCTTTTATATCGGCCATCGTGCCGTGGCCGTCCATTACCTTTTCCAGCTTGTTGAGCAGCAGGACGTTGCCCGCCCGACAGGGCACGCACCATCCGCACGACTCCTCGACGAAGAATTCCATGAAGTTCTTCACGATTTGAAGCAGGTCCCTGTCGGGGCCGATAACGATCACCGACCCGCCGGTGGAGAGATCCTCGTACCCGATCCTGTGCCCAAAATCCTTCTTGCCCACGCAGGCCCCGGATGGACCGCCGATCTGAACCGCCTTCGCCGTCCTGCCCTCCACCATCTCGAGCAGCGTCTGGACGGTCGTTCCGAACTCGATCTCGTATATCCCGGGCTTTTTACAGTCGCCGGAAACGCTCAGCAGCTTGGTGCCGGCGGACTGGTTGGTGCCGAACTTGCGGAACCATTCCCCGCCCTCGATGATGATGCGCGCGGCCGCGCAGTAGGTCTCCACGTTGTTCACCGTGGTGGGTTGATTGAGATACCCGGCCTCGACGGGAAATGGCGGCCTGTTTCGGGGCTCGCCTCGCCTGCCTTCCGCGGACTCAATAAGCGCGGATTCCTCGCCGCATATATAGGCCCCGGCACCTATTTTTATCGTAATGTCGAAATTGAAGCCGCTTTTCCCGCCGGCGTTCTTTCCCAGAACATTCTTCTCCCTGAGTTTCCCGAGCACGTCCTGGAGGTACTCTCTAAGGTAGAGATACTCAGCGCGAAGATAGAGAATTCCTTCTTCCGCCCCGACGGCATATCCTCCGACGGCCATGCCTTCGAACAGCAGGTGCGGCAGCTCGGTAAGAATCACCCTGTCCTTGAAGGTCCCGGGCTCTCCCTCATCGGCATTGCATACCACGTAGCGTTTGCCGGCCTTCGCCTTGCCGCAAAACTCCCACTTCATCCCTGTCGGGAAACCGGCGCCGCCGCGTCCCCGGATATTGGATATCTTCATCTGTTCGATTACGTCCACCGGCTTCATCGCAACCGCTTTTTTGATCGAATCGCCGGAGGTAAAATCCCCGAACAGCACGGGACCCTTTCTCCGGATATTGTTGCGGACCATTGACCTGATGAGATCCGACTGGTTCGCACCGTCGCCGAACTCTTCAACCAGTTCCGCGACCTTTTTGCCTGCCTTCATCCCGGCGACGAGCGATTTCGCCCTGTCCGGCGTCAACCGGGTAAACACGATACCGTTGATCAGCGCCGCAGGTTCCTGGTCGTTCATTCCGATACAGGAGGTATCGAAAAGGCCTATCGACCCATCGGCGGTCGTGCCGCCAAAGGCCGTCCCGGCCGCCTCCGCGAATGCCTTCGCTACCGCTGCGCGGCCATTCATAACGGCCGTCACACCGTTGTTGAGATAAACTGAATACTTGCCGACTGGAGTCTTTGAAAAGAAATGGTAAAACGTCACCACCCCGTCCACATCGACCCGCGAAAGATTCATCATGCCGGCGATTTCGGACACGGACTCGTCGGAGACGCATCTCAGCTCTTCCTGGACATCCCTGATGATGTCGAGCATTCGGCCCCTGTCGCCGCCATATTTATCGACGATGCTTTTGATCTTTGATGAGACATTGTTTCCCATGACACCTCTTCATCATAGTTTTCAATATTCAGGGTTGCCGCATAAACGGACATCCAGCTTTTAAAAATATACAGGAATTCCGCGTCCGTTAAAAACAGGCACCCCAGTATACACCTATATTAGGGAGGTCGCAGGAGAAACCATCACCGAAATTTTGTCAATATCATTCTTTTTTATTTTTAACTGGACTGACCGGAGCGCACCCCTGAAACTGGAGTGATAAAACTTTGTTTTCGGGGGAAACAGACGCATGATACGGAGACGACATTACACGGAAGAATTCAAGCGAAAAATATCGTTAGAGATGATTCCTGGAACAACAGATACAGGCGGTGCGCGATTCCGGTATAAAGGGGTTTCCGCTTGGGAATGCAAGGCAGGAGTATTGCGAACCTCTTAGGGCTGTCACCGGTTACTTCGCCGAAAAAACCGCCGAAAGGTGATTTCGGATTCATCGACCGGGAAGGGTTTTTAACTATCCACGTGCGTTCATCCGATAACTATAAAGCAAATATTTCATCTCACAGGTCGGCATAATCACAGGCCATGATAAACACGATGAATTATCTCGGTTCACGACGAATTCCCTTCCTGTTTATCGTCGATTATGAATGCGCCGACCCGGTGGTAATTCCCCTGGCGGAAATTGATGAGAGCGGCATTATTTTCGATATCAACGGTTTCTCCAATTCACCGGAGATATACCTGCCGAACAGACGCATCACTCTCGTCAGGCACCCCGTACATGAGAGCGAATACAGAAAAGCCTTCGATCGTGTCATCGATCATGAAAAAAACGGAGACACATATCTTCTCAATCTGACGTTCCCTACCAGAATTGAAATCAATATCTCCCTCCGGGAGATATTCCATCGGTCGGTAGCGAAATACCGGCTTCTGTTCCGAGATCGTTTCGTCGTTTTCTCTCCGGAGACCTTCGTGCGAATTGAGGGAACATTTATATCCACCCATCCCATGAAGGGGACGATCGACGCGTCGATACCGGACGCAGAGTCCGTCATCATGAGCGATGAAAAGGAGACCGCCGAACACCTCACCATAGTGGACATGCTTCGAAACGATCTTTCAGCGGTTTCCAGAAACGTCACGGTTCGTCGTTTCCGTTATATCGACAGGATAATGGCCGGCGACTCCGAGCTGCTCCAGGTGAGCTCTGAGATAACGGGCGAGCTCGAACCCGACTTCAACAGGCGCATAGGAAACATTATCCACTCCATGCTGCCCGCCGGTTCGGTGACCGGCGCTCCTAAAAAAATCACCGTCGACATCATTAAGTCTATTGAAAACGGCCCGCGCGGATTTTACACAGGGGTGTTCGGCATATTCGACGGATACCGGCTTGACAGCGGTGTCATGATACGCTTTATCGAAAATAGAGACGGGACATACTTTTTCAGAAGTGGCGGGGGCATAACCGTTTACAGTAACCCCGAAAGCGAATACGCTGAACTTATACGGAAGGTCTATGTGCCGGTTGTTTGAAACGATCCGGATTGAACACGGGATTATAAAAAACATTGTCTTCCACAATGCCCGAATGAACGCGTCGCGGCTCGCCCTTTTCGGGACGCACAATCCCATCGATCTCGAATCGGTCGTCACGCCCCGCATTCCGCCAAAAGCCGGAATATTCAAATGTCGCGTTGTTTACTCGGAAAGAATCGAGTCCGTGGAAATCATTCCGTATGTCAGAAAAGCCGTGTCGAGCCTGAAAATCGTGCACGCCGATGATCTCGATTATTCTCACAAATACAGCGACAGGAATCCCCTGAATCTCCTCTTTGAAAGGCGCGGCGATTGCGACGATATTTTAATCATCAAAAACGGGTTCGTTACTGACACATCGTTCAGCAACGTTGCGTTCCTCGATCGTGGGCGATGGGTCACCCCCTGTTCGTACATTCTGGCCGGGACCAGACGTGCCGGACTGCTGGCCGCCGGCGGTTTATTTCGCGGACCTGTCCGTATCGGCGACATCCATCGTTTTTCGACGGTCTGCCTGATAAACGCCATGCTGGAGCCCGGAGAAGTATCAATAGACACCCGCGATATCATTGCCTGACAACCACCATAAAAAACCTTGACAGCCCTTCATAATGTGACCCATCCTCAAACCCACGCACGCTCACGGAAGCCGCCGCGTAAAGCTCCCGTCACGCTCGAGCGCGCCATTAATTGTTGAATCAACCACGGAGAAACGCCATGAGAAGCGATTTAATGAAAAAGGGAATCGAAAAGGCGCCGCACCGCTCTCTCTTTCGCGCGGCCGGGCTCACCGACGAGGAGCTCGCGCGCCCCATCATAGGCATAGCCAATTCGGCCAACGAGATCATACCCGGCCACATTCACCTCAATACGATCGTCACCGCCGTCAAAAAGGGCATCCTCGCCGCCGGCGGCACGCCGCTCGAGTTCTCGACCATCGGCGTGTGCGACGGCATCGCGATGAACCACAAGGGTATGAAATACTCGCTGGGTTCGCGCGAACTCATCGCCGATTCAATCGAAATAATGGCCATGGGCCATCCCTTCGACGGGCTGGTGCTGGTGCCCAACTGCGACAAGATCATCCCCGGAATGCTGATCGCGGCAGTGCGCCTCGATATCCCCTCCATCGTCATAAGCGGCGGCCCCATGTTCGCCGGCAGGTACAAGGGACGGAAGATCACGCTCTCCAACGTCTTCGAGGCGGTGGGAAAGGCCGCAAAGAAGTCAATAACCCTGGAGGAGCTCCATGATATCGAATGCGCCGCCTGTCCGGGCGCGGGCTCGTGCGCGGGGCTCTTTACCGCGAATTCCATGAATTGCCTTACCGAAGCGCTTGGACTCGCTCTTCCCTATAATGGCACCATCCCGGCCGTTATGGCCGATCGCCTGAGGCTCGCCAAGGAGAGCGGTAAGCTCATCCTCGAACTCGTCAAGAAGAACATCACCCCGCGCAAAATCGTTACACGCAAGGCTATAGAAAACGCGCTTGCGGTGGACATGGCGATCGGCGGCTCGTCGAACACGGCCCTGCACATCCCGGCCATCTCGCACTATGCCGGCATTCCCATCACCCTTAAAGACATAAATCCGGTGTCGGAGCGCACGCCGCATCTGTGCACAATCGCACCCACGGGGACGCATGTCATGGAAGACCTCCACGAGGCCGGCGGCATCCCCGCTGTGATGAGCGAGCTGTTGAAACACCGTCTTCTGCACGGAGACTGTCTCACGGTGTCTGGAAAAACTGTCGCGAAAAACCTTCGCGGCCGCGATATTCTCGACGAGTCGGTGATACGCCGCGTCAAGGCCCCGGTACACGCCGATGGCGGGCTCGCCGTGCTCACCGGCAACATCGCTCCCGACGGCTGCGTCGTCAAGCAGGGCGCGGTCGACCCGTCCATGCTCAGACACACCGGGCCCGCGAGGGTCTTCACCTCCGAGGAGGCGGCGATGAAGGGCATCATGGGCGGCATAATCAAAAAAGGTGACGTGGTGGTCATCATCTATGAGGGGCCCAGGGGCGGCCCCGGCATGCGCGAGATGCTCACGCCCACCTCGGTGATAGCGGGAATGGGCCTCGACAAGGACGTGGCGCTCGTCACCGACGGACGCTTCTCGGGCGCGACGCGCGGCTCGTCCATCGGGCACGTTTCGCCCGAGGCGGCTGCCGGTGGACCGATAGCGATCGTGCGGGACGGCGACATCGTGGAGATCGACATCCCGGCCAAGCGGCTCAACGTGAAGCTTTCCGACACGGAGATCCAAAAGCGCCTCGCCGCGTGGAAGGCGCCCGCGCCGAACATCACCACCGGTTACATGAGCCGGTACGCGAAACTGGTATCCTCGGCGGACAGGGGAGCGGTGTTTGAGAGTTGATTCCATGAAGGCGGGCATTGTCGGCGGCGGGGCGGTCGGTTCGCTCTTTGCAGCGTTCTTTCATTCCGCTGAAGTCGAGTTTACACTTTACGAAAAGGACCCGGTCCTTGCGCGCGCCATGGCCGGAGGCCTTACCGTAAACATGCCCGATGGTGAAATATCATTCCGCCCCGATATCGCATCAATCCCGGCAATCGTCGCCGGGTGCGACATCGTCTTCATCTTCGTGAAGAGCTACTCGACGGACGACGCGATGCGGGATATCACTCCCGTGCTTAAAGACTCAACACTGGTCGTTACCCTGCAGAACGGTATAGGCAACCGCGAGATTGTCGAACGCCATCTCCCGGCTGAACGCGTCGTCTGCGGATCGTTGACCATCGGCGCCACGCGCATCGACGCCACCACGGTGTCCTACGGCGGGACCGGCAGCGTCGTAATCGGCGGATCGGACCCCGGCGCCGTCGGGGCCGTCCAAGCGCTTCTTGAGCTCGCCGGCGTCCCCGTTGAAACGCAGGGCCGTCCCGATGAGGTAATCTGGCGCAAGGCCGTAATCAACGCGGCTATCAACCCCATCGGCGCGCTTCTGGAAATCCCCAACGGCGGGATACTCGAAAGCCCCGACGCGTTGGTTTTACAGGAGGCCGTGGTGGACGAATGCGCGGCCGTAGCCGCGTCCAGGGGGATCGCGATCGACGCGCGCGAGTTGAACGAAGCGACGCGCGACGTATGCCGGAAGACCGCGGCGAACCTGTGCTCGATGCTGCAGGACCTCCGCGCCGGAAGGCGCACCGAGATCGACAGCATCAACGGCGCCATGGCGCGCTTCGGCCGCGAGGCGGGGATCGCGGCGCCGTATAACGAAGCGCTCTTCCGGCTTGTCAGGGCGAGGGAGCGCCTGGGCCGCCCCTGACGCTGGTTTCGGTTCGGCCTGCTCGAGAGGAGGAAGGCTGAAGCCGGTCGCACCGGCAACGCATGCTTTGGTATCAAGTTCTACACGCTTTTACCCGTAATCTCGCGAAAGGCCAACAGCACCGATTCGTTCCCCACATCGCCGCCGGCACCGGGCGCCGCGACCGAATCCCCCACCAGGAACACTCCCTCAAGGCCCGGAACACGCACGCCGGGTCGTTTGTCCTCGGTCTGGTCCACGTTGACCTGCACGCCGTCGATCATGGCGAGCGCGCACTCGCGCTTCCAGAGCAGGTGTTTCTCGATTCCCGGCAGGCAGCGGCGCACCGCCGCCCACAGCTCCTTTTTTCGTTTTGCGATGACGGCCCTGTCGCGCATGTCCCCGAGCGAAGTCGGATAGAACATGGTGAGAAGCTGTTTTCCTTCCGGGGCTATCCCCGGTGAAAGATTGGACGTGATGCATCCGTACGCAGCGGGCTTTATGGTGTAAAAGAGGCCGGAGAGTTGCGAAACGACCGAATCCAGCGCCGCGTCCACGAACACGCCCGAGGTGGGAACGAGCTTTTTGCATAGCGCGGCGTATCCCGGAGCGAGCAGTTTTGCCGGGAATAGGGGAATCGCCTGCTGGACAGGCGCGTTGATGACGACACGATCGGCGCGATGGATCTTTCCGCCAACCTTCACGCCGACCGCTTTCCTCCCGGAGAACACCACTGCCTCCACCTTCGCTCCCGTGACAATCCCGCCGCTGCGCCCGATGGTTTCCAGAAGCGCGTCGTGAATCGGTTCCCAGCCGCCGATCGGGTATTCCGCCGAATGGCCGGTGGAAAGTACCTTGCGCAGGTTTCTGAACATCTCGCCCGCCGAGGTCTTCTCGACAAACGGACACACCATCACCGATGCGCTGACAAGCTCGAAGTAGGTGCGTATGCCGCCGCCTACCCCGTTCGCCTTCATCCATTCGCCGAGCGAGACGCCCATAAGTTCATCGTAGCGTCCGCGCTTGATTGCGACGAGAAGCCCCAGTATTTGCAGCTTCTCCCGGAAGGTGAAAAGATCGCTTTTGAATATGCCGCCGGGACTGGTCGGAAAGAGCTTCATCATCCCCCCGTCGTGAACGTATGAAGCGCCGAGCTTCCTGAAGCGTACAACGTGCCCTATCCGACGCAGTATCGCCGCCACGGCGCTTTTCGGGCCGAAGCGCGTGAGGTGAATGCCGTAATCGACGGAGAATCCGCCCTTTTTGAGCAGAAAGGCCCGTCCTCCCACGCGACGGCTTTTTTCGAAGACGACCACCTCGTCGCCATCGTGCGCAAGGAGCGCCCCCAGTAAAAGGCCGTTGATCCCCGCGCCCACGATGATCGTTTTAGCCATGACACCCTCCGAACGTGATTCTTATCACCGGAACCATATCATTGGCCGCGGGCCCTGTCAAATCTTTGCCGCGTTCGCGTGGGATAAAACATTTGACATTACGATCCAGGAGTAACCATATAACCCATTCACCCAAATAATCACCCCGCACCGTGACACGGCCGGGGGCACTACGACCACAGGAGAAGATCGAGCAATGAGCACGGACAAAAAATACTGCTCGTATACAGTCGACGAGCGCGGCGTTGCGCTGATGGTGGTGGACAACCCGCCCATGAATACGCTTTCACAGAGCGTGCTTACCGATATAAAAGACGCCGTTACCCGCGCTAACGCGGACCCGGCGGTCCGCGCGGTCGTCTTCACCGGCGAAGGCAGGGCCTTCATCGCCGGTGCCGACATTAACGAATTCGTCCCCAAAAATACGAAGAAGGACGGTGCCGGCCATCTCGAGAACGGCCAGGAAATGACCAGCCTCATCGAGAACTCCGACAAGCCCTACATAGCGGCCATCAACGGCTACTGCCTCGGGGGCGGGATGGAAACGGCGCTCGCCTGCCACATACGCCTGACCGACGAGACGGCGCAGATCGGCCTGCCCGAAATAAAGCTCGGCATCATCCCCGGCTATGGGGGCACACAGCGATCGGCCAGGCTGATCGGCCGTGGTCGCGCGCTCGAGCTCATCCTGTCGGGAAACTTCATCTCGGGCAGGCAGGCCGAGCTTTACGGCATCGTGAACCGGGCCGTGCCGCAGGGACAGGTTGTGGAGGAGGCGAAGAAACTGGCCGCGGCGATCGCCGCGAGGAGCCGCTGCGCGGTTAAAAACGCCATGCGCGCGGTAAGCGAAGGACCGGGGATGGAGTTTGCCGGGGCCATGACATTGGAGCGCGAGCTCTTCGGCGAACTCTGCGAAACGGCGGACAAGAAGGAAGGCATCGCCGCGTTCCTGGAAAAGCGCGAGGCGAAATTCACGGACCGCTGAAGCGTGCCGCATGAAACACAAAGGGGCCAAACGGCAATGCCGGACGGCCCCTCTTCACTTTCGACAGCGGGATGCTCTCAGGACTTGTATATCTCGGCGCCGAAGGTCTTGACCCAGTGCTTCTTTAATACTTCCTTGGCCTCGTTGATCTTGTCGACCTCGATGATTATGATGGCCTCCTCGCCCCGCAGGTTAATGAAAGGATAGAGGGTCTCCACGTTCACGCTGGACTCAATGAGCGACCGTAAAACGGCGTTCAGCCCCCCGGGATGGTCGGGAGTCGCCACGGCGATTACCTCGCGCGTGCTGACGTTGAGCCCGCTCGAGCGGAGCACGGTTTCGGCCTTTGCCGGATCGCTTACAATCATATGCACCTGCACCGGGTTCATGACGGAGGACGCCATGATGGCTTTTATATTGATCTGCTCTTTCTCGAGGATATCGCAGATCTCGTTGAGTTTTCCCGGCCTATTCGCGACCGAAACGCTCACCTGGGTAATGGGCATCGACGCTCACCTCGCGGAATTAGAGTGAACCGTTGCCGAAGGGAAAGCCGTTGTAACCCTCCTCGACGGCGCGGTTGGTGATCTCCACCAGTTTTTTCCTCTCGCCCAGCATATACTCGACGCTTTTATAAATAGAATCCACTTTCAGGGCGTTTGTCAACTTTATAAAGGCGCCCAGCATCACCATGTTGGCCGAGCGATCGCTGCCGATTTTCCTTGCAATCTCGTTTGCGGGCACGGGAAACATGGTTACATCGCCGCGTCCGGTCAGCTCGCCCGCGAGATCCGAGTTGTAGAGCATCTGCCCGCCCGGCTCGAGCCTGGCGCTGAAGGCCGCCGCCGAGGGATGGTTGAGCGCCACGACGAAATCGGGAGCCGAGGCCACAGGCGAGGCGATCTCCGCGTCGGAGATGCTGACGGTGCAGTTCGCCGTCCCGCCGCGCATGGCGGCGCCGTAGGCGGGAAGGAAGGTTACATAAAAGTCTTCGAGCATCGCGGCGTTGCCGAGGATGTTGCCCATGGTGAGAACGCCCTGCCCGCCGCTGCCCGCGAATAATATTTTTACCAGCATCTCAGGCAGCCCCTCCCCTCTTGTCGGTAAGCACGCCGGGAACAAACTCCTTAACCATCACTTCGTTGATCCATTTGAACGAGTCCTCCGTACTCATCTTCCAGTTGGTGGGGCACGCTGAAAGCACTTCGATGATTGAATAGCCGAGACCGTCCACCTGCACCTGGAAGGCCGTCCGTATGGCCTTTTTCGTCCTTTGTATGCCGGCCGGGCCGTTTATCGCGGTGCGCTCGGCGTAGATTACACCGGGAAACTGCGCTATCATGTCTGTTATATGGAGAGGATATCCGTCGAACTTCGGGTCGCGGCCCCCCGGGGTCGTCGTGGTCTTCTGGCCAAGCAGCGTTGTGGGAGCCATCTGGCCGCCGGTCATGCCGTAGACGGCGTTGTTGATGAAGACGACCGTTATCTGCTCGCCGCGGTTGGCCGAGTGGATCGTCTCGGCGGTGCCTATCGCCGAGAGGTCGCCGTCGCCCTGGTAGGTAAACACGAAGAGCTCGGGCTTGACGCGCTTTATTCCGGTGGCGATGGCCGTGCCCCTGCCGTGCGCCGACTCGATCATATCGATGTCGAAGTACTTGTAAGCGAGCACCGCGCACCCGGCCGGGTTGACGCAGACTGCCCGCTTGCCCAGGTCCATCTCTTCTAAAAGCTCCGCAATGATGCGATGCACGACGCCGTGCCCGCAACCGGAACAGTAATGGGTAACCACGTCCCTTTTATAGTAAATCGGCCATTTGTTCAGCAGTTTCATTTTTCACTCTTCACTTGCCGCTG is a window of Spirochaetota bacterium DNA encoding:
- a CDS encoding NADP oxidoreductase, whose protein sequence is MSKPVVATASLAGCFGCHMSVLDIDERILTLIDLVEFNKSPIDDIKTFTKQCDIGIIEGGCCNSENVENLRLFRKHCKILIALGECAIMGGLPAMRNGIPVKECLEEAYLNCPTVDDGIIPNDDELPMILDRVYPLHEIVKIDYYLPGCPPMADLIWNALVALLEGKPLDLPYEVVKFD
- a CDS encoding 2Fe-2S iron-sulfur cluster-binding protein, which produces MSEIKFTIDGKECTARAGQTIVEAASSSGVYIPTLCNYDGLKPAGACRICTVSVAGRNMAACTTPVASGMMVENNTPEINDMRKSIIEMLFVEGNHMCPVCEKSGNCELQALAYRYLMLAPRFPYLWPRRSVDASIPKLYKDGNRCIQCLRCVRGITAADGRKVFGLVDRGGRVRIGHDPELAASLGEEQAKRAMELCPVGSLIRKGVGYAVPIGKRKYDGTPIGGELERA
- a CDS encoding NAD(P)H-dependent oxidoreductase subunit E — protein: MGNNVSSKIKSIVDKYGGDRGRMLDIIRDVQEELRCVSDESVSEIAGMMNLSRVDVDGVVTFYHFFSKTPVGKYSVYLNNGVTAVMNGRAAVAKAFAEAAGTAFGGTTADGSIGLFDTSCIGMNDQEPAALINGIVFTRLTPDRAKSLVAGMKAGKKVAELVEEFGDGANQSDLIRSMVRNNIRRKGPVLFGDFTSGDSIKKAVAMKPVDVIEQMKISNIRGRGGAGFPTGMKWEFCGKAKAGKRYVVCNADEGEPGTFKDRVILTELPHLLFEGMAVGGYAVGAEEGILYLRAEYLYLREYLQDVLGKLREKNVLGKNAGGKSGFNFDITIKIGAGAYICGEESALIESAEGRRGEPRNRPPFPVEAGYLNQPTTVNNVETYCAAARIIIEGGEWFRKFGTNQSAGTKLLSVSGDCKKPGIYEIEFGTTVQTLLEMVEGRTAKAVQIGGPSGACVGKKDFGHRIGYEDLSTGGSVIVIGPDRDLLQIVKNFMEFFVEESCGWCVPCRAGNVLLLNKLEKVMDGHGTMADIKELESWCLTVKSMSRCGLGQTSPNPIQTTLKNFREIYEAKVRKDVDYATEFDLSRAVKASCEAAGRIPNVHEEH
- a CDS encoding aminodeoxychorismate synthase component I; its protein translation is MINTMNYLGSRRIPFLFIVDYECADPVVIPLAEIDESGIIFDINGFSNSPEIYLPNRRITLVRHPVHESEYRKAFDRVIDHEKNGDTYLLNLTFPTRIEINISLREIFHRSVAKYRLLFRDRFVVFSPETFVRIEGTFISTHPMKGTIDASIPDAESVIMSDEKETAEHLTIVDMLRNDLSAVSRNVTVRRFRYIDRIMAGDSELLQVSSEITGELEPDFNRRIGNIIHSMLPAGSVTGAPKKITVDIIKSIENGPRGFYTGVFGIFDGYRLDSGVMIRFIENRDGTYFFRSGGGITVYSNPESEYAELIRKVYVPVV
- a CDS encoding Ni/Fe hydrogenase subunit alpha, whose amino-acid sequence is MGRKITIEPVTRVEGHGKVTIQLDPQGRVTDTRFHIVEFRGFERFVQGRPYWEAPVLVQRLCGICPVSHHLAAAKAMDVIVGAGTGDGLTPTAEKMRRLMHYGQMFQSHALHFFHLVSPDLLFGIDADPAIRNVIGVAIHHKDLAVQGVMMRKFGQEIIRATAGKKIHGTGAIPGGINKCLSPEERDEFIKGADPLNIRKMIEWAQGAIDFFIGYHKKNAAFIDNFAVFPSSHLSLVRRDGALDFYHGVLRAVDKDGKKILDDVDYQDYLKYIGEEVRSWSYMKFPYLRSIGKSDGWYTVGPLGRLNTCDFIPSPLAQKEFEIYKAYTKGKPNHMSMHMHWARLIELLHAGEVIQELLNDKDLLKNDLVVKGARKSEGVGLIEAPRGTLFHHYRVDENDQIAMANLIVSTTNNNEPMNRAVNYVAKEKLNGQKEITEGMLNAVEVAIRCYDPCLSCATHALGRMPLEVKLVDEQGVTLDVLRK
- a CDS encoding hydrogenase maturation protease, encoding MTVGDRLRVFVWGIGNPGRSDDGLGIELVRRVECEKPDVVRCEANYQLNIEDAYDIAGADVVVFVDASMKSNPPFEFTRILPSRNISFTTHSLDAESVLALCEEINGRSPVAFMLAIRGYEWDLREGLSIEASRGLERALSFIVRVIGESSVEAMERLQTTGNAGKRDVQH